The following are from one region of the Shinella sp. PSBB067 genome:
- a CDS encoding amino acid ABC transporter permease produces the protein MFSYSFHWNQAFKALPQMLDGALVTLQIAILSMVIGVAVALALTLFRLSGNRILGGFATAWVEIARNTPALFQIYMAHFGLGNFGIHLSPYTALLIGIAFNNAGYLAENFRGALKAIPETQARAARSLGMTPLQAFRYVVLPQMLRIAFLPVTNQMVWAILMTSLGVTVGMNTDLAGVTQALNAVSFRTFEFFALAAVIYYVIAKIVTLAARLAAARMFRY, from the coding sequence ATGTTCAGTTACTCCTTTCATTGGAACCAGGCGTTCAAGGCCCTGCCGCAGATGCTGGACGGCGCGCTGGTCACGCTGCAGATCGCCATCCTGTCGATGGTCATCGGCGTCGCGGTCGCGCTCGCGCTGACGCTCTTCCGCCTGTCCGGCAACCGCATTCTCGGCGGCTTCGCCACGGCCTGGGTGGAGATCGCGCGCAACACGCCGGCGCTCTTCCAGATCTACATGGCCCATTTCGGCCTCGGCAATTTCGGCATCCACCTCAGCCCCTATACGGCGCTGCTGATCGGCATCGCCTTCAACAATGCCGGCTACCTCGCGGAGAACTTCCGCGGCGCGCTGAAGGCGATCCCGGAGACGCAGGCGCGCGCCGCCCGCTCGCTCGGCATGACCCCGCTGCAGGCCTTCCGCTACGTCGTGCTGCCGCAGATGCTGCGCATCGCCTTCCTGCCGGTGACCAACCAGATGGTCTGGGCGATCCTGATGACCTCGCTCGGCGTCACCGTCGGCATGAACACCGACCTTGCCGGCGTCACGCAGGCACTGAATGCGGTCTCCTTCCGCACCTTCGAGTTCTTCGCCCTCGCGGCGGTGATCTACTACGTCATCGCCAAGATCGTGACCCTGGCCGCGCGCCTCGCCGCCGCGCGCATGTTCCGCTACTGA
- a CDS encoding amino acid ABC transporter permease, translating to MFDTALSWADLAFLAQGAAMTLAVTAVSVLAGTVLGIVFGVIRNQAGPYWSMPLTFLLDIFRSVPLLIQLVLGNAAQSIMKLGWAPFTTSCVVLSLYTAAYCTEIVRGGISSVPPTTRRAARSLGMTWWQDMRYIVAPLATRVSLPAWIGLTLGVMKDSALVLWLGLIELLRASQILVTRLQEPLFILLICGAIYFLISFPIARLGGYLERRWSND from the coding sequence ATGTTCGATACCGCTCTCTCCTGGGCCGATCTCGCCTTCCTTGCGCAGGGCGCGGCGATGACGCTCGCCGTCACCGCCGTCTCCGTCCTCGCCGGAACCGTGCTCGGCATCGTCTTCGGCGTCATCCGCAACCAGGCCGGCCCCTACTGGTCGATGCCGCTCACCTTCCTGCTCGACATCTTCCGCTCCGTGCCGCTGCTCATCCAGCTCGTGCTCGGCAATGCGGCGCAGTCGATCATGAAGCTCGGCTGGGCGCCCTTCACTACCTCCTGCGTGGTGCTGTCGCTCTATACCGCGGCCTATTGCACCGAGATCGTGCGCGGCGGCATCTCCTCCGTTCCGCCGACGACGCGCCGCGCCGCCCGCTCGCTCGGCATGACCTGGTGGCAGGACATGCGCTACATTGTTGCCCCGCTCGCCACGCGCGTCTCGCTGCCCGCCTGGATCGGCCTGACGCTCGGCGTCATGAAGGATTCCGCGCTCGTGCTCTGGCTCGGCCTGATCGAGCTGCTGCGCGCCTCGCAGATCCTCGTCACGCGCCTGCAGGAACCGCTGTTCATCCTGCTCATCTGCGGCGCCATCTACTTCCTCATCTCCTTCCCCATCGCCCGGCTGGGCGGGTATCTCGAAAGACGGTGGTCCAATGATTGA
- a CDS encoding transporter substrate-binding domain-containing protein → MKKTSVLAFGLVAATALTSPAKADKLDDIISSGTLRCAVVLDFPPMGARDESNNPIGFDVDYCNDLAKALGVTAEIVETPFPERIPALMSGRVDVGVASTSDTLERAKTVGMTIPYFAFEMAVTANDKSGVKSFEDMKGKTVGATAGTFEAIALEKSVKEWGTGEFRPYQTQADVFLALSQGQIDATVSTSTVAQSNVKSGKFAGISVVGKAPYDIDYVALFTNREEYGLINYLNLFINQQVRTGRYKELYEKWVGGDLPDLSVNGVYR, encoded by the coding sequence ATGAAGAAGACCTCGGTCCTCGCCTTCGGCCTCGTTGCCGCCACCGCTCTGACCAGCCCGGCCAAGGCCGACAAGCTGGACGACATCATCTCGTCCGGCACGCTGCGCTGCGCCGTCGTCCTCGACTTCCCGCCGATGGGCGCGCGCGACGAGAGCAACAACCCGATCGGCTTCGACGTCGATTACTGCAACGACCTCGCCAAGGCGCTCGGCGTCACGGCCGAGATCGTCGAGACGCCCTTCCCGGAACGCATCCCGGCGCTGATGTCCGGCCGCGTCGACGTCGGCGTCGCCTCGACCTCCGACACGCTTGAGCGCGCCAAGACCGTCGGCATGACGATCCCCTACTTCGCCTTCGAAATGGCCGTCACGGCCAATGACAAGTCGGGCGTCAAGTCCTTCGAGGACATGAAGGGCAAGACGGTCGGCGCCACCGCCGGCACGTTCGAGGCCATCGCGCTCGAAAAGTCGGTCAAGGAATGGGGCACCGGCGAGTTCCGTCCCTACCAGACCCAGGCCGACGTCTTCCTCGCGCTCAGCCAGGGCCAGATCGACGCGACGGTCTCCACCTCGACGGTCGCCCAGTCCAACGTCAAGAGCGGCAAGTTCGCCGGCATCTCGGTCGTCGGCAAGGCGCCCTACGACATCGACTATGTCGCGCTCTTCACCAACCGCGAAGAATACGGCCTGATCAACTACCTGAACCTCTTCATCAACCAGCAGGTTCGCACCGGCCGCTACAAGGAACTCTACGAGAAGTGGGTCGGCGGCGACTTGCCGGACCTGTCCGTGAACGGCGTTTATCGCTAA